From the Mesotoga prima MesG1.Ag.4.2 genome, the window AGTCTAGACGGAACTTATTTTGTCGGGTATTCATCATTTGAAAGGTTCATTAGAGAGAAAACGTGGAGAGGATTGGAGAGTTTTGCATGAGCGAAGAATCACATGACTATGTCTTGAAGACATTGATTGTAGTTGTTCTCGGACTATCTGCCATTGTTTTTATCTTAGGAGGCTATGCAATTCTGCTTCGAGAGGAAAACCGTAGAGCGAAGCTCGTAATAGAAGAGATTCGAAGCTCGGTTTTTACCCCTTCAACCGATCAACCAGAAGTATCAGAAAATCCCGTTGAAATTCCGACAGGTACACAGATAATTAGGGAGGCGATCTCAGTTCCCGAGACTCAAAACTTCTTCCTTGAGACTTTCGATTACCGAAGGCTAATAACAAATTCCTTCGATTTCTTGGCTGAAGGCTCTGAGTTCGGCTATGTGGTTGTGGAAGAAGGAACGGCGTTCAAACTTTGTGTAGAAAAGGGATTAGGTAAGTATTTTATCACCCGTGTGGGTGATCAATTTGGTGTTATGTTTCTTGGTGAAAACCCACTTACCGGTCTTTATGACTCAAAAACCGCTTATGGAATTCAGCTTGTTTCTCATACAGTATCTGACGGCATTGCGCCTCAGGTCATGGATCTCAGAAGTGCCGGTTATCCTGCCTTTGTATACAAATCAATAACAACTGATGGAAGAACCTTCTACGCAGCTATACTGGGAGTATTTCCGGATGCCAATGCGGCTCGGAATTATTCCTCAGAAGTTGATGTCCAGTCTTTACAGAGGATAACGGGATGGAATATCACGGACAGATTTCCGAGGCAGCTTAGATGAGGAAGTTAACTGTCAAAGAGCTTCAGATAATTGGTTCGGTTGTAATTCTTGTCTTGATGGGTTTTGTGGCAGTCATGGGGCACACCGGGACGGAAAGCACCGAACAAAATTTCGATCAGACGGAGTCTGTTAGTTTTCCGATCGACTTGAATTCGTGTACAGAGAGGGAGCTTGAGCTACTCCCAGGAATTGGTCCGGCAAAAGCAAGAGCTATTATCGATTACAGAACCTCGGTGGGTCAGTTCGGTTCTGTCGAAGATATTCTCCAGGTTAGGGGTATCGGAGAGAAGACGTTAAGCAATTTCAGGAAAATGGTGACTGTTGCGGGTTCCGCTACCACTCTTGCAGATGTAAACACCCTAATCGACATAAACAAGGCAGACGTATTGTCACTGCAAGATATTCCGGGTATTGGGGAGGCGAAAGCAAAGGCAATAGTCGAGTTTAGAGAAAAAAACGGATCGTTCAGGACCTCGGACGACCTTCTGAAAGTACCGGGTATCGGCCCCTCAATTCTCTCAGAGATTCTCGCTAGCATTGTTCCTCTTGTTGGAAGCGAGAAGCAATCAGGTTCCTTGAAGGTGAACGTTAATACTGCTGATGAGGAGGTTCTTTGTGGGCTTCCGGGCGTAGGACCGGTTATTGCCAAAAGAATAGTCGAATTCCGAGCCAGTTTCGGCCCCTTTCGTTCATATGAGGATTTGGAGAGAGTAAGCGGGATTGGGGAAAAAACCATCGCGAACCTGAAGGAGCTGATAGAGTTTTGAATGTGCTACATGTCTGTTGTGCGCCGGATCTGGTAAGCACAGTTTTTAAGATGGAAGAGCTCAGAGACTCAAAGTTTTTCTTCTACAACCCGAACATATTTCCTGAAGAGGAGTTTTTCAGAAGATATAAAGCTTTTAAAGAGGTCTGTGAGAGTTTGTCAGTTGTGTGTCCCGAGCCAAGTTACCACCCAGAAGACTTTTCGAAAATTCTCGATTCTTATGTTGATGAGAAGGAAGGTGGAATTAGGTGCTCTAAATGTATCGAGCTGAGGCTTAAGAAAACTGCGGAAATGGCCAAGTCAATTGGCGCTGAGAGTTTTAGCACTACTCTTTTAGCGAGCCCAAGGAAGTCTGTTAAGCTCATAACCCTTATCGGGGATAAGATTGCGAATGATCTAAGTATTGAGTTCATCTCCGGGAATTTCAGAGTGGACAGAGGGAAACTGAATACCTTGATCAGGGGCATTTACAAACAAGACTACTGCGGTTGTCAAGCCAGTCTGAGCGAGAAAGAGAAAGAGAGAGAGATAAGAGACGCTAGGGACAGAGAGAGGCTCGAGCGAGACTTTGGCGATTTGGTCGACCTTTGGAGATTCAGAGGAGAGGTTGTTCTTCGAAGCGAAATTCCTGTAAACGATATTTCCGAGTTGAAAAAACTGATTGGAATCATAAAGCCAGCAACTCTATTTGACGATTTAGAAGACGCCGAGCTGAAGAACAAAAGATGGCTGAAGACAGGTACCTACAATTGCAGGATACTTAAGGAGAAGGATCAATGATTGCCTTAGCTAAAAGAATAAAAGAACTGGGCGAAGAGTGTGGAATGACCTTTCGTTTGGTAGACGAAAATGGGATCCCTTATGATGGGGATATTGACTTTGAAATTCCTTCATTGATTCTTGCACTATCAAGAGCGACCGGTTCAAGAAGCTCTACAGTGGTTGAAGGGGTTCAGATTACTGCTTTGCACATGGATAATCTCAGAGAAAAGTGCTATCTAATAGTAGTCGGAGAGTTTCTTGAGGACAATTCTTACAGGCTCTTGAAAACGATTGTAGAGTCTTATGAGGTAGAACTATGATTGAATTCTCTTTCAGACCTGAAAAGCCCATAGATCTGGATTCAACACTGGATTGTGGCCAAACATTTAGATGGGTTAAAGATGGGGAATGGTGGAAGGGTGTAGTCCGAGATACTGTCCTCTTTATGAAGGAAAGTCTGAACGAGATCACGGTAAAGTCATCTTCCAGTTCTCTTCTTGGAATGGACATTTCTACGGGTATAATTCACTATCTTGGTCTTGAAGACGATCTTGACGAAATTCATTCGACTCTCAGGAGAAGGCTTAGTAGATTCAACAGGAGTGCCAGAGACATTTCGGAAAGGGCATTATCTGAAGCCAGTGGTCTTCGCATACTCAGACAGGACCCATTCGAAATGATAGTAGAATACATTCTTTCAACTAGAAATAGCATCCCGATGATCCGCTGGATGAGCGATAGTCTGTCTGCCGCGTTCCCCGAGAACAGGGTCGACTTCTGTGGAGAGACGTTTTACAAGTTCCCTTCTCTAGGTCAAGCAAAGCTTATTTCGGAAGAATTGCTGACTAATCTCAAAATTGGGTTCAGAGTGCCATGGCTAATGAAACTTTTCTCAAGAATTGATCAGGAGTCTTATTTTTCGCAGCTCATACCACTGACTGTTGAAGAAAAGCTGGAGGAGCTTATAAGGCATGATGGTATAGGCTACAAAGTGGGAAGTTGCGTTGTCTTATTTGCTTACGGCGAACTTAACGCATTCCCCGTTGATATTTGGATCAGCAGAGTCATGAAGGACATATATGGTATTGAAGGCTCGACAAAGAAGATCATGCAGTTTGGAATGAACTCTTTTTTTCCTTACGGTGGATACTATCAGGAAGCACTGTTTAGATATTACAGAACTCACAAGTTGGGGAGAATTCTGAATTGATTATCAACATTATTGGTGGAGGACTTGCCGGATCTGAAGCCGCACTCAGTCTCGCCGATTTTGGGCAGGAAGTTAACCTGTTTGAGATGAGACCAAATGTGAAAACCGATGTCCATCAAAGTGGTGACTTTGCAGAACTCGTTTGCAGCAATTCCTTTAAGTCTGAGTCGCTGGATAACGCTTCCGGTTTGCTGAAAGAAGAGGGTTTGAGACTAGGATCCAGGCTCCTTGAAATTGCCTATCATAACAGAGTGCCAGCCGGTAAAGCCCTTGCCGTTGACCGTAAGGCGTTTTCTGAAGAGGTTTCAATGAAGTTGGAGACGCATCCACTGATAAATGTCAGAAGAGAAGAGGTGTGCTCACTTGATTTTGATGGAGCAGTGAATGTTGTGTGTACCGGTCCGTTGACTTCTGGCTGTTTTGAAGCCTTCCTCGGTGAACTCTTCGGAGGTGCCCTGTTTTTCTTTGATGCAGTTGCACCAATAGTAGCTGCAGATTCAGTTGATCTTGAAAGAGCATTTATAGCTGATAGATACTCCGACAATGGCGACTACGTGAACTGCTCGCTTTCCAGGGAGGAGTACGAGCTTTTCTGGAATGAACTGGTGCATGCAGAAGTGTTAGAGGTCGAGAACTTCTCGGATCGCTTTCTATTTGAACGGTGCCAGCCTTTTGAAGAGATAGCTCGTAGTGGAATTGATGCCCTTCGCTTCGGACCGATGAAGCCTGTGGGACTGATTGACCCGATTACCGGGAAGGAGCCGTACGCAGTTGTACAGCTTAGAAAGGAGAACTTGTCGGGTTCGCTGTTGGGAATAGTTGGCTTTCAGACAAGACTCAAATGGCGGGAACAGAAGAGAATTCTTTCGCTAATACCTGCTTTGAGAAATGTTGACATAATTAGGTACGGAGTAATGCACCGAAACACCTTTTTGGACTCGCCAAGGCTTCTGAATCCCGATTTGCAATCCAGGAATCACAAGGGATTGTTCTTTGCTGGGCAAATAAGTGGTCTCGAAGGTTATGTTGAAGCGATAGTCTCTGGAAGACTCGCCGCGATCAATGCTGATCGATATGTTAGAGGTAAACAGACTGTGATTCCTCCAGTGGGAACTATGATAGGAGGATTGATAAACCACATTACGGTATCGGGTCGGAGTCCTCTGAAACCAGTATATGCGAATTTCGGTTTACTGCCGGAAATCAGAATGAAAAACAGGAGAGAGAAGAATAGAAAAAAAGTGGTTGTTGCTCAGGAAAA encodes:
- a CDS encoding SPOR domain-containing protein, with amino-acid sequence MSEESHDYVLKTLIVVVLGLSAIVFILGGYAILLREENRRAKLVIEEIRSSVFTPSTDQPEVSENPVEIPTGTQIIREAISVPETQNFFLETFDYRRLITNSFDFLAEGSEFGYVVVEEGTAFKLCVEKGLGKYFITRVGDQFGVMFLGENPLTGLYDSKTAYGIQLVSHTVSDGIAPQVMDLRSAGYPAFVYKSITTDGRTFYAAILGVFPDANAARNYSSEVDVQSLQRITGWNITDRFPRQLR
- a CDS encoding epoxyqueuosine reductase QueH codes for the protein MLHVCCAPDLVSTVFKMEELRDSKFFFYNPNIFPEEEFFRRYKAFKEVCESLSVVCPEPSYHPEDFSKILDSYVDEKEGGIRCSKCIELRLKKTAEMAKSIGAESFSTTLLASPRKSVKLITLIGDKIANDLSIEFISGNFRVDRGKLNTLIRGIYKQDYCGCQASLSEKEKEREIRDARDRERLERDFGDLVDLWRFRGEVVLRSEIPVNDISELKKLIGIIKPATLFDDLEDAELKNKRWLKTGTYNCRILKEKDQ
- the trmFO gene encoding methylenetetrahydrofolate--tRNA-(uracil(54)-C(5))-methyltransferase (FADH(2)-oxidizing) TrmFO, producing MIINIIGGGLAGSEAALSLADFGQEVNLFEMRPNVKTDVHQSGDFAELVCSNSFKSESLDNASGLLKEEGLRLGSRLLEIAYHNRVPAGKALAVDRKAFSEEVSMKLETHPLINVRREEVCSLDFDGAVNVVCTGPLTSGCFEAFLGELFGGALFFFDAVAPIVAADSVDLERAFIADRYSDNGDYVNCSLSREEYELFWNELVHAEVLEVENFSDRFLFERCQPFEEIARSGIDALRFGPMKPVGLIDPITGKEPYAVVQLRKENLSGSLLGIVGFQTRLKWREQKRILSLIPALRNVDIIRYGVMHRNTFLDSPRLLNPDLQSRNHKGLFFAGQISGLEGYVEAIVSGRLAAINADRYVRGKQTVIPPVGTMIGGLINHITVSGRSPLKPVYANFGLLPEIRMKNRREKNRKKVVVAQEKIQRFLEVII
- a CDS encoding DNA-3-methyladenine glycosylase family protein; the protein is MIEFSFRPEKPIDLDSTLDCGQTFRWVKDGEWWKGVVRDTVLFMKESLNEITVKSSSSSLLGMDISTGIIHYLGLEDDLDEIHSTLRRRLSRFNRSARDISERALSEASGLRILRQDPFEMIVEYILSTRNSIPMIRWMSDSLSAAFPENRVDFCGETFYKFPSLGQAKLISEELLTNLKIGFRVPWLMKLFSRIDQESYFSQLIPLTVEEKLEELIRHDGIGYKVGSCVVLFAYGELNAFPVDIWISRVMKDIYGIEGSTKKIMQFGMNSFFPYGGYYQEALFRYYRTHKLGRILN
- a CDS encoding ComEA family DNA-binding protein produces the protein MRKLTVKELQIIGSVVILVLMGFVAVMGHTGTESTEQNFDQTESVSFPIDLNSCTERELELLPGIGPAKARAIIDYRTSVGQFGSVEDILQVRGIGEKTLSNFRKMVTVAGSATTLADVNTLIDINKADVLSLQDIPGIGEAKAKAIVEFREKNGSFRTSDDLLKVPGIGPSILSEILASIVPLVGSEKQSGSLKVNVNTADEEVLCGLPGVGPVIAKRIVEFRASFGPFRSYEDLERVSGIGEKTIANLKELIEF